In Odocoileus virginianus isolate 20LAN1187 ecotype Illinois chromosome 12, Ovbor_1.2, whole genome shotgun sequence, the DNA window AAAATGAGTTTATACAAAAATTCCAGAATGTTTTCCAAAATAGGTTTAAAATAGTGTGAATAAGAAATTAAATGTCAAAAGTATATAAGTGAGATACTAGATTTATTCAAAGAGAAATCAAATTTGCTAGGTAAAACAGCTGTGTGATAATACTGGTTCTGTGTCTCTGAAAAATGGCTATATGGTCACCTTTGTCCATACATTTACATAAATAACAGATATTGTTCAGGACACACACTGTGAAGAAAGAACTAAATGAGTCAATGGCTGAAACATACATATAATGACTTAAGATAACATGactatttaatgaaaatttagcATATAACATCTGACTTTTATCCTATggacaaacaagaaaaaatacaataattcATTTTACCCATTACATTttacaaaatcagacaaaatgattttataagcagcttttttaataaaaacagcaatTTCATTTCAAACAAATATATTATCATCCTATTCCTTTAtcctatatatgtatttaattggCAAAACCTACTAGATTACAGAAATCAGTAAAAATCCAACCCATGATGCTTCAATTGCTTAAATCAATCATATtacatttgaaattcatttttcttaggtTAGAAGCCTGATTATCAGTTCCTATTAAGCTATGCCCTACTCCTTGTCCCAGTAAATGTGACTAGTCTCTGCACAAGGCTAAGTAACAATGTGTATAATACTTTTGAACATCCACACATGGTTCATCAAGCACACACATCCCAGCTCCTGAGACAAGGTCATCAAAGGGCAAGCAGCTCTCCTAGTTCTCTTGTTCCTCATAGTGAGCATAGCCACTGGCATAGGTCCTTCCCAAATTCAAATTAGTAAACAAATCTGACGACTCAGCATCTGAATCTTTTCCAccttcatcttcttcctcttcatcatCCTCTGCTTCGTACTCATCTTCTTCCTCATCATGGTAGCTAGCACCAGCATACTTATTAGATGCAAGGTTCTTCCAATAGGCATCATACCCAGAAGCTCCATCTCCCTCTTCACCTCCAGTTTGCCTGCCAAATTTCAGGGAGCGTGCTACAAAACACAGATATGTACCGGCATTTGATTAAATTCTCCAAATCCTCTACAACACATAAAATTATGTGAACCTGAGTGTCTGCTGCTTACTCTCAAATGCAAAAGTTGGTCACATTCTCCTCATTTACTCACTTAAAATTTAACTGGCAAGAAAAAagacctcagggcttccctgggggcttagtggtaaagcatccacttgccaatacaggagacacgggtttgatccctgacctgggaaaatcccacatgccacggagcaactaagtccatgctccacaaatactgagcccatgggctgcaactactgaaacccctactctgcaacgagaagccactgcaatgagaagcctgagtactgcaactagagagcagtgcCGCTTGCTGCAAGTAGAGAAGAACCTGCAcagcagtcaataaataaaactttaaaaagaaaaagaagacctcAGAAAAAACAATTGGTTCTATACTACTCAGAGTCTACATATACATCatataaaacaaatgataaaCATGACTGTATCATTTCATTAAATCTAGACAAAgttggaaaacaaaataagaatagcatttacatacatacattaaaTAAGGCACGTTAAGGTCTAAAAGGCCTTTGACTAATTAAAAgtgtattttcaaattatagaaCACTTGATTTCATGtcattatatttttctcaaaagaaCTATTTTGTAATTCAGATATcctagaaaataaagcctgtcatttcttctgcctttctaGCAAAACAAAGTTTAGTGCAAAAAATTATGTCTCACCCTCACTGTGTAACTGTATCTTTGATTAAACAAAGTACTGTCAGAGTCATTTAGAATTATGGTTCTGTTCTGATATGTCTGGTAAAGAGTCAATTTCTCTTTAACAAAATCGTGAGCTGCATTATTGTAACCATGTTGTAGTAGTTGCATTCCTTCATGGGAAAACTACATTAAACCATAAAACAATTTCCTACAGTAGCAGTGTATAACATAATAAGCACTGCTGCTCAAACATCAGACACCTAAGAATAGCTTCAAAATGAATTCCAACTTCCAAGTACTGAAGATTACCAGCACCTGAATATTAAGGATTTATTACTACACAATTATTTAACAAGAAAGCCCaagcaaaaacagacaaatcACTCTTTTTGGTCTTAAATTTCAGTATTCACTATGTCATTAACTGAAGCAAATGCCAAATATTGAAGTGAATGATGATAAATTTCTTAAGTTAAATTGAAAAATTTTACCCACAATTTTCCAAGGCTATAAAATTCCATTTGCTTAGGAGAACAAGTTCATCTTCTCAAAtatgaagaaaaggcaaaaacaaaaatagaaagaggaaaaaaagaaacaaatcttgTCTATGCATTAAAGCAAAATCACTCCAGTGTTATTTTAAGAAAAGCCTTACTTGACATGCTAAGATCCTTAGTTTCCTGAGTTTCATGTCCACATTTAGGGCAGGGaggctgttttcctttttcttgcttaAACACCTTGCTCCTTGTATGATCATCACAGAAACAAGCCTAtataggagaaataaaaattaggaagTTAAATAAGTAATTCAAAAAACACATGATAACATCACTCAGTATGTTTCtgttgttcactcgctaagtcgtgtctgactatttgcaaccttATGACTGCAGCCACGCCAGGCTGCCtggtcctccactatctcttggagtttgctcaaactcacgtccactaagttggtgatgccatccaaccatctcatcctgtcaccccgttctcctcttgccctcaatctctgCCACCAtgcgggtcttttccaatggactCAGCCCTTTGCAAAAGGTGACCAAAGttctagagcttcagcttcagcatcagtccttccaatgaatattcagggttgatttccttgctgtccaagagattcttaagagtcttctccagaaccacatttcagttcagttagtcactcagtcatgtccaacttttaccctatggactgcagcacaccaagcttccctgtccatcaccaactcccagagctggctcaaactcatgtccatcaagtcggtgatgacatccaactatctcatcctctgtcgtccccttctcctcctaccttcaatctttcccagcatcagggtcttttccagtgagtcagttcttcacatgaggtggccaaagtattggcgttttagcttcaacatcagtccttccagtgaatattcaagactgatttcctttaggattgactgggggtttgatctccttgctgtccaagggactctcaacagtcttctacaacatcacagttcaaaaacatcaagtcttcagtgctcagctttccttcatctctctcatccatacatgactactggaaaaatcatagctttgactagacagaccctagttggcaaagtaatgtctctgcattttaatatgctgtctaggttggtcgtgacttttcttccaaggagtaaatgtcttttaatttcatggctgcagtcaccatctgcagtgattttggagcccaaaaaaataaaagtctctcactctttccattatttccccatatatttgccatgaagtgatgggaccagatgccatgatcttagttttctgaatgttgagttttaagccaacattttcactctcctctttcatcaagaggctctttagttcttcactttctgccataagggtggtatcatctgcatatctgaggttactgatatttttcccagcaatcctgattccagcttgtgcttcatccagcccagcatttctcatgatatactctgcatgtaagttaaataagcagggtggcgatatactgccttgacatactcctttcccaatttggaaccagtctgttgctccatgtctggttctaactgttgcttcttgacctgcatacagatttctcaggaggcaggtcaggtggtctggtattcccatctcttgaagaattttccagtttgttgtgatccatacaaaggctttggcgtagtcaaaaaagcaaaaatagatgtttttctggaactctctttttctggtactcatggctgcagtcaccatgcatGGAATCACCATGCatggagcaaaaaaaaataaagtctggaactctctttttctggaacaattagaaagcatcaattcttcagtgctctgccttctttatggttcatcaCTCAATATATCAAGGAAATTTAAAGATATACTTTGTTCAGGCAAAGGTAAATTTTGTTGGGACTGGTAACATTCTTGATTTCAATTCCTTAAGGGAAAGGGTCTCTGCTAGAACTCTTCTGAACTATGACCTAAACACCTGGCATAAAGTATACACAGGGTGAAACATGCAGACACATTTCTTCATAAATATGAGTATTCACAAAGACTCTGGTGACATAATGGTGAACAGCTCATCCATGCACACAGAGCACGCAGTCTAACTGGGGACACATTAGGTGGAGAGACAGTTACATGACATTATGCACTCAAAGGCCAGAGCAGAGGAGGAGTGCAAACCAGATCAGGGATTCAGGAAAGACTTCCAGGAGACGTGATGTCTTAGCTGAGATCTAAGATACGCAGAACGGGGGCACAGCAGGGCAAGCAAGAGTGGAAGAGTGGTctaaggcagaggaaacagcacagACCAACTTGGAGAGGAGTTGGGAGAGAAGAGATATGACTCGGAGTATTAATAAGAACCAGA includes these proteins:
- the ZNF330 gene encoding zinc finger protein 330 isoform X2, which gives rise to MRQWNVTSVRGGRRIERSATFVILYRRYQFVHSVGAICDFCEAWVCHGRKCLSTHACACPLTDAECVECERGVWDHGGRIFSCSFCHNFLCEDDQFEHQASCQVLEAETFKCVSCNRLGQHSCLRCKACFCDDHTRSKVFKQEKGKQPPCPKCGHETQETKDLSMSTRSLKFGRQTGGEEGDGASGYDAYWKNLASNKYAGASYHDEEEDEYEAEDDEEEEDEGGKDSDAESSDLFTNLNLGRTYASGYAHYEEQEN